A stretch of Oncorhynchus mykiss isolate Arlee chromosome 14, USDA_OmykA_1.1, whole genome shotgun sequence DNA encodes these proteins:
- the LOC110488542 gene encoding uncharacterized protein LOC110488542, whose amino-acid sequence MEDQRCRKSPTRWEDQAQTLRIMFLALVLSILITVAIWTVTQGQPVLERQHGTNSTDNRSVPLRDLNNSHSSSSQREAQDRSPANNSRSHIERRRRSMHPLDEHHSRNHEGNTWWSLLNYTVKTELMLGNTYCYVCSLFPHSAISPFLQYSVEVSIKDTLCALEALLSNENTWGQPSLGRTLRDKCINGNLSSTKYLRGGFDCSHWCSRIILEPRSRVPEPIKVQPRRTPFRTCHCHNPSNISIPQLNESYLGMSTCVNYSVFPIGCSWKKGTCCSGYPIRLRVGHTIIDAETDNRSPHQFGSATFTDHYWICGDKVYLYLPTNWTGCCIFGKLNISLVVMHKTNSSIPSRLRLIKRDISQYNNVPSDSRRSSKLERLWRGLIPWYGASENAHELDRLGYHLESLVNLTTAGFSMIRP is encoded by the coding sequence ATGGAGGACCAGAGATGCCGGAAGTCACCGACTAGATGGGAGGATCAGGCCCAGACTCTACGCATCATGTTTCTTGCTCTGGTCTTGAGCATTCTCATTACAGTTGCCATATGGACTGTGACTCAAGGACAACCGGTCCTGGAAAGACAACATGGTACGAACTCGACTGATAATCGTTCAGTCCCACTGCGGGACTTGAATAACAGCCACTCCAGCTCGAGCCAACGGGAGGCTCAGGACAGGAGTCCAGCAAACAATAGCCGCTCCCATATCGAAAGAAGAAGAAGGTCAATGCATCCACTGGATGAGCATCACAGTAGGAATCACGAGGGAAACACTTGGTGGTCACTGCTTAACTATACAGTAAAGACTGAACTGATGTTAGGAAATACCTACTGTTATGTATGTAGCTTGTTTCCACATTCAGCGATCtccccattcttacagtattcagTAGAGGTCAGCATTAAAGACACTCTATGTGCACTAGAGGCGCTCTTGTCCAATGAGAACACATGGGGTCAACCTTCACTAGGTAGAACACTGAGGGATAAATGCATTAATGGTAATTTGTCATCAACAAAATATTTACGGGGGGGATTTGATTGTTCACATTGGTGTAGTAGAATAATCTTAGAACCTAGATCCCGTGTACCAGAACCTATTAAAGTCCAACCCCGGCGAACCCCATTTAGGACCTGTCATTGTCACAATCCAAGCAATATTTCCATACCACAATTGAATGAATCCTATCTGGGAATGTCAACATGTGTCAATTATAGTGTTTTCCCAATAGGATGTAGCTGGAAGAAGGGAACATGCTGCTCTGGATACCCCATTAGACTGAGGGTGGGACACACCATTATTGATGCTGAAACTGACAATCGTTCTCCTCATCAATTTGGCTCGGCAACATTTACTGATCATTATTGGATTTGTGGTGATAAAGTTTATCTCTACCTACCCACAAATTGGACAGGGTGCTGTATTTTTGGTAAACTAAACATCTCCCTTGTGGTAATGCATAAAACTAATTCCTCTATTCCAAGCAGGTTAAGACTAATTAAGAGGGACATCTCGCAGTACAATAATGTCCCTAGTGACTCTCGACGATCCTCAAAATTAGAAAGGTTATGGCGTGGTTTAATCCCCTGGTATGGGGCATCGGAGAATGCACATGAGTTGGATAGGCTAGGATATCATTTGGAATCCCTGGTAAATTTGACCACTGCAGGGTTTTCTATGATAAGACCATAA